From one Colletotrichum destructivum chromosome 3, complete sequence genomic stretch:
- a CDS encoding Putative NAD(P)-binding domain, NAD(P)-binding domain superfamily has protein sequence MGDASILHMPTALIFGGNGKTARELTKILRDAETPHTIFSVIRNPDQIPDLQAIGAKPIVQDIATGSEADFIKIIQGTRPDVVVWAASGKDLKSAEAVDRDGAIRVMDALSKADVPARRYVVISALDIRDRENRPVPDWYTDADEKLSDRMWGIIGPILRAKLAADTELRVGNATRRLDYTIVRPGGLGEGPGTGKIRAGKVGTIGMIPREDVAGVIYAAIQNKKTYGLAFDILGPKDDSLTIQEAVSQVARHHEDTFEGYY, from the coding sequence ATGGGAGACGCTTCCATCCTTCACATGCCAACCGCCCTCATTTTCGGGGGCAACGGCAAAACCGCCCGCGAGTTGACCAAGATCCTCCGAGACGCCGAAACCCCGCACACCATCTTCAGCGTCATCCGCAACCCGGACCAGATCCCAGACCTCCAGGCCATCGGCGCGAAGCCCATCGTCCAGGACATCGCCACCGGCTCCGAGGCGGACTTCATCAAGATCATCCAAGGCACCCGGCccgatgtcgtcgtctggGCCGCCAGCGGCAAGGACCTCAAgtccgccgaggccgtggacCGGGACGGCGCCATCCGCGTCATGGATGCCCTGTCCAAGGCCGACGTCCCGGCCCGACGCTACGTCGTCATCAGCGCCCTGGACATCCGCGACCGGGAGAACCGGCCCGTGCCGGACTGGtacaccgacgccgacgagaagctcagCGACCGCATGTGGGGTATCATCGGTCCCATCCTGCGGGCGAAACTAGCGGCCGACACGGAGCTGAGGGTGGGGAACGCCACCCGCCGGCTCGACTACACCATCGTGAGACCGGGTGGTCTGGGTGAAGGGCCGGGCACGGGCAAGATCCGCGCAGGCAAGGTGGGCACCATCGGCATGATCCCCCGAGAAGACGTCGCGGGGGTCATCTACGCGGCGATCcagaacaagaagacgtATGGCCTGGCATTTGACATTCTCGGACCCAAGGATGACAGCTTGACGATTCAAGAGGCTGTTTCACAGGTGGCAAGACATCACGAAGACACCTTCGAAGGGTACTACTAG
- a CDS encoding Putative glyoxalase/Bleomycin resistance protein/Dihydroxybiphenyl dioxygenase, producing the protein MTSGEFLKSRPTSPASRFLEESSNTDSSTDSVTVEIFRCLQLQTVRLLHIQPSNSFPSTLAAMSGARAVVKTLDHLVLTCASVPRTVQWYTKHLGMKAETFTSPLDPSVQRHALKFGPHKINLHQQGKEFEPKAKTALPGTADLCFLVEDGTDLEELIRGFQGDGVQVLEGEKVVTRTGARGPIQSVYVRDPDGNLIELSHYKS; encoded by the exons ATGACGTCTGGGGAATTCCTCAAAAGCCGGCCAACTTCCCCCGCCAGCCGTTTCCTCGAGGAGTCGAGCAACACAGATTCATCGACTGACTCTGTAACTGTCGAGATCTTCCGCTGCCTCCAACTCCAAACAGTGCGCCTTCTTCACATACAACCCTCGAATTCCTTTCCATCCACACTCGCCGCAATGTCCGGAGCAAGAGCCGTCGTCAAGACGCTGGACCACCTCGTGCTTACCTGCGCCAGCGTCCCGCGAACGGTCCAGTGGTACACCAAGCACCTCGGCATGAAGGCGGAAACCTTCACGTCGCCCCTGGACCCGTCGGTCCAGAGACACGCCCTGAAGTTCGGCCCGCACAAGATCAATCTGCATCAGCAGGGCAAGGAATTCGAGCccaaggccaagacggcGCTCCCGGGCACGGCGGACCTCTGTTTTCTGGTCGAGGACGGGACggacctcgaggagctcatcAGGGGCTTCCAGGGAGACGGGgtccaggtcctcgagggcgagaaggtgGTTACACGGACGGGTGCCCGGGGCCCTATTCAGAGCGTCTACGTCAGAGATCCCGACGGAAACCTGATCGA ACTTTCTCACTACAAGTCCTGA
- a CDS encoding Putative hem peroxidase, heme-binding peroxidase Ccp1 — protein MKQGILAALALASVARTEYVWPSPYDEIEDHLSLQSGYLRRGFIDGVINCGFGGNVPGRQNSAEWIRAAFHDMATHDAATGTGGLDASIFFELDRPENIGAAFNNTFGFFSSFYSVRASASDLLAMSVLVASFSCGGTKMPFRAGRIDAQEAGPAGVPEPQTDLETTQDAFTKAGFNTSDMIAMVACGHTLGGVHSVDFPEIVGVEADPNNDTIAHFDVEFSRFDHGVVTEYLDGTTKNPLVAGTNDTLNSDKRIFSADGNKTMQAMADPAAFQATCADIFTRMIDTVPATVKLTEPIVATDIKPYIGGLFLKDDGNISFTGQIRIRTSADTGRDPSDLSVQLTYADRNGNGSNAITTRKATFQGGSASGLWRESFHFWEFDGTISPDVGISKFYIHVTKTSTNETVTYDNAGNGYPMSDVVLYQKSQSCLGDPVDGKLALTVKALVRKDRAPTAAGGLTLDLVREIRRQGVIVPKLEVETIDFQSAGQDRGRWAVYTAGADLDSLGWSTTFDIKLGGSDPVEVAFQRTTGLGSNVCS, from the exons ATGAAGCAGGGCATCCTCGCCGCGCTCGCTCTGGCATCCGTTGCCAGGACGGAGTATGTCTGGCCGTCGCCTTACGATGAGATTGAGGATCATCTCTCTCTGCAATCGGGCTACCTGCGCAGGGGCTTCATAGATG GCGTCATCAActgcggcttcggcggcaaTGTCCCAGGCCGCCAAAACTCGGCCGAATGGATCCGTGCTGCCTTTCACGATATG GCCACACATGATGCTGCCACCGGCactggcggccttgacgcctCTATCTTCTTCGAGCTGGACCGTCCCGAGaacatcggcgccgccttcaacaacacctttggcttcttcagcagctTCTACTCCGTCCGTGCCTCTGCCTCTGACCTGCTGGCCATGAGCGTTCTCGTCGCCAGTTTCAGCTGCGGCGGCACCAAGATGCCCTTCCGAGCCGGCCGCATCGACGCCCAGGAAGCCGGTCCCGCCGGTGTCCCGGAGCCTCAGACCGACCTCGAGACCACCCAGGACGCCTTCACCAAGGCCGGGTTCAACACGAGCGACATGATCGCCATGGTCGCCTGCGGTCACACCCTGGGCGGCGTCCACAGCGTCGATTTCCCCGAaatcgtcggcgtcgaggccgacccGAACAACGACACCATCGCGCACTTCGACGTCGAGTTTTCCCGCTTCGACCACGGCGTCGTGACCGAGTACTTGGACGGCACGACCAAGAACCCCCTGGTGGCCGGCACCAACGACACGCTCAACTCGGACAAGCGGATCTTCTCCGCGGACGGTAACAAGACGATGCAGGCCATGGCCGATCCCGCCGCCTTCCAGGCCACCTGCGCCGACATCTTCACCCGCATGATCGACACCGTGCCCGCCACCGTCAAACTGACCGAGCCTATCGTCGCCACCGACATCAAGCCATACATCGGGGGCCTGTTCCTCAAAGATGACGGCAACATCTCCTTTACCGGACAGATCCGCATCCGCACGTCCGCCGACACCGGCCGGGACCCTTCCGATCTGTCCGTCCAGTTGACTTACGCGGACCGCAATGGCAACGGCTCcaacgccatcaccacccgGAAGGCGACTTTCCAGGGCGGCTCGGCGTCCGGTCTCTGGCGAGAGTCGTTCCACTTCTGGGAGTTCGACGGCACCATCAGCCCCGACGTCGGCATCAGCAAGTTCTACATCCACGTCACCAAGACGTCGACGAACGAGACCGTCACCTACGACAACGCGGGCAACGGGTACCCGATGAGCGACGTGGTCCTTTACCAGAAGTCGCAGTCCTGCCTCGGCGACCCGGTTGACGGGAAGCTGGCGCTGACGGTCAAGGCCCTCGTCCGCAAGGACCGCGCGCCCACGGCCGCCGGTGGGCTGACCCTGGACCTCGTCCGTGAGATCCGGAGGCAGGGGGTGATCGTCCCCAAGCTGGAGGTCGAGACCATCGATTTCCAGTCCGCCGGGCAGGACAGGGGCCGATGGGCCGTGTACACGGCCGGTGCTGACCTCGACTCGCTCGGCTGGAGCACTACGTTTGACATCAAGTTGGGCGGAAGCGACCCTGTCGAGGTTGCGTTCCAGAGGACAACTGGCTTGGGATCGAATGTGTGCAGCTGA
- a CDS encoding Putative amino acid permease/ SLC12A domain-containing protein — MDKDYRGGGPLNDVESKHAGETYPRDVNFAALSGDPNSLINSQDQLQRGLKSRHIQFLALGGAIGTGLFVGSGSILSTVGPAPLFMGYLSMMMVVWNIMNNLGEMATYLPLKGISIPYFVERFVEPSLAFAAGWNYWYAYAMLVGAEASAGAILLDYWQTPVPPAVWITIILLVTLALNIFAIEIFGEAEFWFASIKLITILGLIMVSLVIILGGAPDEGRIGFLYWYDPGAIIPYMAEGNTGRFLAYWTGFVRAGFAFITSPELIALAAGETIAPRRNIPKAARRFVWRLAIFYGIGSLMIGAITPSNDPRLLNPNSNAASSPWVIGIQRAGIGGLNHVINAAILTSAWSAGNAFLYSGSRILYSLALNKQAPRFFARTTKRGVPYTAVLGTWSIALLSYLTISSGTSTVFTWFMNISTISGFIAWIVVMITYLRFRKAMIYHNMMHRLPFRTPLQPYFTWFILGLLVILTLTNGFQVFFPGEWSTSDFLAAYITLPIFFVLYVGHKIWFRTPFARRVADVDVTTGVAEMEAMAELDEEPIPKNMLQKVWFWIA, encoded by the exons ATGGACAAAGACTACAGAGGCGGCGGTCCTCTAAACGACGTCGAATCGAAGCATGCTGGCGAGACCTACCCGCGCGATGTCAACTTCGCGGCCCTCAGCGGCGACCCGAACAGCCTGATCAATTCGCAGGACCAGCTTCAGCGAGGGCTCAAGAGTCGACACATCCAATTCCTGGCTCTAGGTGGCGC CATCGGAACCGGTCTCTTCGTCGGCTCAGGCAGCATCCTCTCGACTGTCGGCCCCGCGCCGCTCTTCATGGGCTACCTGTCCATGATGATGGTCGTGTGGAACATCATGAACAACCTCGGCGAGATGGCCACCTACCTGCCGCTCAAGGGTATCTCGATCCCCTACTTTGTCGAGCGCTTTGTCGAGCCCAGTCTGGCCTTCGCCGCTGGCTGGAACTACTGGTATGCCTACGCCATGCtggtcggcgccgaggcctcggccggcgccatcctcctcgactACTGGCAGACCCCCGTGCCCCCGGCCGTCTGGATCACCATCATCCTGCTCGTCACTCTGGCCCTTAACATCTTTGCCATCGAGATCTTTGGCGAGGCTGAGTTCTGGTTCGCCAGCATCAAGCTCATTACCATCCTCGGCCTTATCATGGTGAGCTTGgtcatcatcctcggcggcgcccccgaCGAGGGTCGCATCGGATTTCTCTACTGGTACGACCCGGGCGCCATCATACCCTACATGGCGGAGGGGAATACGGGCAGGTTCCTGGCCTACTGGACGGGTTTCGTCCGCGCCGGCTTCGCCTTCATCACCTCACCCGagctcatcgccctcgccgccggcgagaccATTGCCCCGCGCCGCAACATCCCCAAGGCCGCCCGCCGCTTCGTCTGGCGCCTGGCCATCTTCTACGGCATCGGCTCCCTCATGATCGGCGCCATCACCCCGTCGAACGACCCGAGACTCCTCAACCCCAACTCCAACGCCGCTTCCTCTCCTTGGGTCATCGGCATTCAGCGCGCGGGCATTGGTGGTCTGAACCAcgtcatcaacgccgccatcctcaCCAGCGCCTGGTCGGCCGGCAACGCCTTCCTCTACTCGGGCAGCCGTATCCTGTACAGCTTGGCGCTCAACAAGCAGGCGCCTCGGTTCTTCGCCAGGACGACCAAGCGCGGCGTGCCCTACACGGCGGTTCTCGGCACGTGGTCGATTGCGCTGCTCTCGTACCTCACCATCAGCAGCGGCACGTCGACCGTCTTCACGTGGTTCATGAACATCAGCACCATCTCGGGCTTCATCGCCTGGATCGTCGTCATGATCACGTATCTCCGCTTCCGCAAGGCCATGATATACCACAACATGATGCACCGCCTGCCCTTCCGCACGCCGCTGCAGCCCTACTTCACCTGGTTCATTCTCggtctcctcgtcatcctgACCCTCACCAACGGCTTCCAGGTCTTCTTCCCCGGCGAGTGGAGCACCTCGGACTTCTTGGCCGCCTACATCACGCTGCCCATTTTCTTCGTGCTGTACGTTGGACACAAGATCTGGTTCCGCACGCCATTCGCGCGCAgggtcgccgacgtcgacgtgaCGACGGGtgtggccgagatggaggccatggcggagctcgacgaggagccgATTCCGAAGAACATGCTTCAAAAGGTGTGGTTCTGGATTGCTTAG